In Frondihabitans sp. PAMC 28766, a genomic segment contains:
- a CDS encoding CPCC family cysteine-rich protein, whose protein sequence is MPAAKPRTVALLAWIALPAQTVICGFVLFCVAMVFFAAGGVYDGLDTLFGAALIAAVTTIAAIVVGLILRAIPPLRRAWLRHGDVTIAVLTLAGFVIMLSYTTIGSGWQENPAIPDEAVPASAGFYPNETIFAVGWCLLAVALTHLWLPRGLMTRSLRAAVDQTPFGQDRRGGQDASTARAHSYPCVCCGYLTLDDVPGSYAICPICFWEDDAAQLADPVNGGGANRVSLVEAQANYWAHGTSEPRLAQFVRQPTGDDVREFGWRPIDPRLDDFSREKAKPWPDDPTVLYWWRPTSRVGRDA, encoded by the coding sequence ATGCCCGCGGCGAAACCGAGGACAGTCGCCCTCCTGGCGTGGATCGCACTACCCGCCCAGACGGTCATCTGCGGGTTCGTGCTTTTCTGCGTCGCGATGGTCTTCTTCGCGGCAGGCGGCGTCTATGACGGCCTGGATACGTTATTCGGTGCAGCCCTGATCGCAGCCGTCACGACGATCGCGGCAATCGTGGTCGGTCTGATTCTCCGGGCCATCCCACCCCTCCGACGCGCCTGGCTGCGCCACGGGGATGTGACAATCGCAGTGCTGACCCTTGCGGGATTCGTCATCATGCTCTCTTACACCACCATCGGTTCTGGCTGGCAGGAGAATCCCGCCATCCCCGACGAAGCTGTGCCGGCGTCCGCCGGCTTCTACCCGAACGAGACGATCTTCGCCGTTGGCTGGTGCCTCCTCGCTGTCGCCCTCACGCACCTGTGGTTGCCGCGAGGCCTCATGACACGATCCCTTCGGGCCGCCGTCGACCAGACACCCTTCGGCCAGGATCGCCGAGGCGGGCAGGATGCGAGCACCGCGCGCGCGCACTCGTACCCATGCGTCTGCTGCGGCTACCTCACCCTCGACGACGTGCCCGGCAGCTATGCGATCTGCCCTATCTGCTTCTGGGAGGACGACGCGGCACAGCTCGCCGACCCCGTCAACGGCGGGGGCGCCAATCGGGTCTCTCTCGTCGAGGCCCAGGCGAACTACTGGGCGCACGGCACCTCCGAGCCGCGCCTCGCGCAGTTCGTGCGACAGCCCACGGGCGATGACGTCCGCGAGTTCGGCTGGCGGCCGATCGACCCGCGGCTCGACGACTTCTCTCGCGAGAAGGCGAAGCCGTGGCCCGACGATCCCACCGTGCTCTACTGGTGGCGACCGACGTCGCGAGTGGGTCGCGACGCCTGA
- a CDS encoding non-ribosomal peptide synthetase, with translation MTMTSRPRASDRLPHSRISALDRWRLIARQTPDLPALTSPGVSLTFAEAERLSDLAALELVATLDDSDAPVGILAEHSARALLAILTVLKAGRVHVFLDPHVPVDRLRHYVAASGLSTCLTTAATAPTGAELADDAATLLSLVSFDDIADRAAASTMTPHGLEAAAEHGLTAGRDRSGGDPISIVFTSGSTGHPKGVVQTHRSLVRQVDLHRELTGVGPDDRALLTFPLGFVGGFATGLGPLLNGAGLWCFDAREGGTAALADWLRINRLTAYYSTPYLAKSLAESLPAGTVLDDIRFVLTGGEAITGTGIATIRRMLRPDALYINGAGSSEAGGTAAAWALPGGAPVPAGVIPGGRAVVGTEIRIIGDDGDDVPTGELGEIVFVSDGLSGGYWHDDERTAERFSPTGDGRVRYRTGDLGRIDDDGNLRMAGRSDNAVKVRGYLVEPSEIEAALTDLDSVRDAVVIAQQDAEKPARLVAYIVPAADMRAPSTPALRRVLRDTLPEYMIPAEILQLTVLPRTERGKVDRLALPPVPERTVSIEALDQYEYVMAQVWCSVLEIPGLDADDDFMALGGDSLSTEELLAVVRERYGVSLSSSDLLSAPTLAEFTKRVQNNEAALPGDPDVVPLNTGTGTRPLFCIAGGGALGLTYLPLARQFPDRDVYAFQAHGMEERALPDRTVRAHAERVIRTMRIVQPHGPYVLVGHSFGGFVALEIAQLLRAAGEEVELLVLLDTFPRDAPAADSAVPEGAAPEAARAPRTGPRSVLQRQLQRVLPDGLPPRDQIARHLRAHLVGLVPLDAQKQFEAHTDHANLTLRHYVPQSFDGRVLYVMAETNEHGTAAWEELITGELIVASIDTDHTSLLREPEVQTLAAQIRRTLEPVA, from the coding sequence ATGACGATGACGTCGCGCCCGCGCGCCTCCGACCGCTTGCCACACTCCCGAATCTCCGCCCTCGACCGATGGCGACTGATCGCGAGACAGACTCCTGACCTCCCCGCCCTGACCTCGCCCGGGGTGAGCCTCACGTTCGCGGAGGCCGAGCGGCTCAGCGATCTCGCCGCCCTCGAGCTCGTCGCGACGCTGGACGACTCCGACGCCCCGGTCGGCATCCTCGCCGAGCACTCTGCCCGCGCGCTCCTGGCGATCCTGACGGTGCTGAAGGCCGGGCGCGTGCACGTCTTCCTCGACCCGCACGTGCCCGTCGATCGGCTTCGCCACTACGTCGCCGCCTCCGGTCTCTCGACGTGCCTCACCACGGCGGCAACCGCGCCGACAGGGGCCGAGCTCGCCGACGACGCCGCCACGTTGCTCTCGCTCGTCTCGTTCGACGACATCGCCGACCGTGCCGCCGCGTCGACGATGACCCCGCACGGTCTCGAGGCCGCAGCCGAACACGGGCTCACCGCGGGTCGCGATCGAAGCGGCGGCGATCCGATCAGCATCGTCTTCACCTCGGGCTCGACCGGCCACCCCAAGGGTGTGGTGCAGACGCATCGCTCGCTGGTGAGACAGGTCGACCTCCACAGAGAGCTCACGGGCGTCGGCCCCGACGACAGGGCCCTCCTGACGTTCCCCCTCGGGTTCGTCGGCGGATTCGCCACGGGTCTCGGGCCCCTCTTGAACGGCGCCGGGCTCTGGTGCTTCGACGCCCGAGAGGGCGGCACCGCAGCCCTCGCCGACTGGCTCCGGATCAATCGCCTGACCGCGTACTACAGCACGCCGTACCTCGCGAAGTCGCTGGCCGAGTCGCTGCCGGCCGGCACCGTGCTCGACGACATCCGCTTCGTGCTGACCGGCGGCGAGGCCATCACCGGCACCGGCATCGCCACGATTCGCCGCATGCTGCGGCCGGACGCCCTCTACATCAACGGCGCCGGGTCGAGCGAGGCCGGCGGCACCGCCGCCGCGTGGGCGCTCCCCGGCGGCGCGCCTGTCCCGGCGGGGGTCATCCCGGGCGGGCGGGCCGTGGTCGGCACCGAGATCAGGATCATCGGCGACGACGGCGACGACGTGCCCACCGGAGAGCTCGGCGAGATCGTCTTCGTCTCGGACGGCCTCAGCGGCGGCTACTGGCACGACGACGAGCGCACGGCCGAACGCTTCTCGCCCACCGGCGACGGCCGGGTCCGCTACCGCACCGGCGACCTGGGGCGCATCGACGACGACGGCAACCTCCGCATGGCGGGTCGTTCGGACAACGCGGTCAAGGTGCGCGGCTACCTCGTCGAGCCGAGCGAGATCGAAGCCGCGCTGACCGACCTCGACAGCGTCCGCGACGCCGTCGTCATCGCTCAGCAGGATGCCGAGAAACCGGCCAGGCTCGTCGCCTACATCGTGCCCGCGGCCGACATGCGCGCCCCGTCGACTCCGGCGCTCCGCCGTGTCCTCCGAGACACGCTACCGGAGTACATGATCCCCGCGGAGATCCTGCAGCTCACCGTCCTCCCCCGGACGGAGCGGGGCAAGGTCGATCGCCTGGCGCTGCCGCCCGTGCCCGAGCGCACCGTCTCGATCGAGGCCCTCGACCAGTACGAGTACGTGATGGCGCAGGTCTGGTGCAGCGTGCTCGAGATCCCCGGGCTCGACGCCGACGACGACTTCATGGCTCTCGGCGGCGACTCGCTCTCGACCGAAGAGCTGCTCGCCGTCGTCCGTGAGCGCTACGGCGTCTCCCTGTCGTCGTCGGACCTCCTGAGCGCCCCCACGCTCGCGGAGTTCACGAAGCGCGTGCAGAACAACGAAGCCGCGCTGCCCGGCGACCCCGACGTCGTGCCGCTGAACACCGGCACCGGCACAAGGCCGCTGTTCTGCATTGCCGGAGGCGGCGCTCTCGGCCTGACCTACCTGCCGCTCGCCCGCCAGTTCCCCGACCGCGACGTCTACGCGTTCCAGGCCCACGGAATGGAAGAGCGGGCGCTGCCCGACCGCACCGTCCGCGCTCACGCCGAGCGCGTCATCCGCACGATGCGCATCGTCCAGCCGCACGGGCCGTACGTGCTCGTCGGCCACAGCTTCGGCGGGTTCGTCGCGCTCGAGATCGCGCAGCTGCTGCGGGCCGCCGGCGAAGAGGTCGAGCTTCTGGTGCTCCTCGACACCTTCCCTCGGGACGCGCCCGCGGCGGACAGCGCCGTGCCGGAGGGCGCCGCACCGGAGGCCGCTCGCGCCCCGCGGACCGGCCCCCGCTCGGTGCTGCAGCGCCAGCTTCAGCGCGTCCTGCCCGACGGTCTGCCGCCGCGCGATCAGATAGCCCGGCACCTGCGCGCCCACCTCGTCGGCCTGGTGCCTCTCGACGCGCAGAAGCAGTTCGAGGCTCACACCGACCACGCGAACCTGACGCTGCGCCACTACGTGCCGCAGAGCTTCGACGGGCGGGTGCTCTACGTGATGGCCGAGACCAACGAGCACGGCACTGCCGCCTGGGAGGAGCTCATCACCGGCGAGCTGATCGTCGCGTCGATCGACACCGACCACACGTCGCTCCTCCGCGAGCCCGAGGTCCAGACCCTCGCGGCGCAGATCCGGAGGACACTCGAGCCAGTGGCCTGA
- a CDS encoding carbohydrate ABC transporter permease: MTALNEARGATSAPRARGGTTDGPRPTRGRPRWRSKAAWMFMAPSLVILGVFVLWPIVQSFWYSLHTWTIGAATQPFIGLGNYIALTKDAQFWGALLHTVEITAISVVVLVALGFFLALALSSESVISRVIRSAFFFPYVASLTAVGLVWRFLLDPNIGMVDGLLHQLGLPSPAWLESTSLALPTIIFVSIWKNVGFVMIILVAGLKGVPEDQYEAARLDGASRSQLVRYVSLPALRPTMLFVTVILTIQSLQLFDLVYVMTDGGPEFKTDTLVTLLFRDGFVNFQTGYASAISWVLFLLIVIVSALQLKFFRYNDVD; this comes from the coding sequence ATGACGGCACTCAACGAAGCGCGGGGCGCCACTTCGGCGCCCCGCGCCCGGGGCGGCACGACCGACGGGCCCCGGCCCACCCGGGGCCGGCCGCGCTGGCGCTCGAAGGCCGCGTGGATGTTCATGGCGCCGAGCCTCGTGATCCTGGGCGTGTTCGTGCTCTGGCCGATCGTGCAGTCGTTCTGGTACAGCCTGCACACCTGGACGATCGGCGCCGCCACCCAGCCGTTCATCGGCCTCGGCAACTACATCGCCCTGACGAAGGACGCGCAGTTCTGGGGCGCCCTCCTCCACACCGTCGAGATCACGGCGATCTCGGTGGTCGTGCTGGTCGCCCTCGGGTTCTTCCTCGCCTTGGCGCTGTCGTCCGAAAGCGTGATCAGCCGGGTGATCCGGTCGGCGTTCTTCTTCCCGTACGTCGCCTCGCTGACCGCGGTCGGCCTCGTCTGGCGCTTCCTCCTCGACCCGAACATCGGCATGGTCGACGGGCTCCTCCACCAGCTCGGGCTGCCTTCGCCGGCCTGGCTCGAGTCGACCAGCCTCGCTCTCCCGACGATCATCTTCGTGTCGATCTGGAAGAACGTCGGCTTCGTCATGATCATCCTGGTCGCCGGCCTCAAGGGCGTGCCAGAAGACCAGTACGAGGCCGCTCGCCTGGACGGCGCGTCGCGCAGCCAGCTGGTCCGCTACGTCAGCCTGCCCGCTCTCCGCCCGACGATGCTCTTCGTCACCGTGATCCTGACGATCCAGTCGCTGCAGCTCTTCGACCTCGTCTACGTCATGACCGACGGCGGCCCGGAGTTCAAGACCGACACTCTGGTCACCCTCCTGTTCCGCGACGGGTTCGTCAACTTCCAGACCGGCTACGCGTCGGCGATCTCGTGGGTGCTCTTCCTGCTGATCGTGATCGTGTCCGCTCTCCAACTCAAATTCTTCAGGTACAACGATGTCGACTAG
- a CDS encoding carbohydrate ABC transporter permease encodes MSTRTLDPAPPRSPARRHPTPGRPARRRKAARHVDAVDVVKWVAVGIGVIVAIVPFIWMIGTSFRSEADLFGHPANLLPTHWTLHGYEGVWQQLPFLRLLLNTVIFAGVTTLATLFFDSMCAYALARIEFRGRTIAFWLVLVTLMVPFQVTLIPVFIELFHLGWLNSYQGLIIPRATSAFGIFLFRQFFVSIPKELDEAARLDGAGHFRIYSRIILPLAKPAIATVALLNFTALWNDLLWPLVVTSSPTLQTLPAGLALFGGQHVTDHAVLLAGAVISLVPIAVAFFLAQRFFVAGISNTGLK; translated from the coding sequence ATGTCGACTAGAACCCTTGATCCGGCCCCGCCCCGGAGCCCCGCCCGCCGCCATCCGACACCCGGCCGCCCGGCGCGTCGCCGCAAGGCGGCACGTCACGTCGACGCCGTCGATGTCGTCAAGTGGGTCGCCGTCGGCATCGGCGTCATCGTCGCGATCGTGCCCTTCATCTGGATGATCGGCACCTCCTTCCGCAGCGAGGCCGACCTCTTCGGGCACCCGGCGAACCTGCTGCCGACGCACTGGACCCTGCACGGCTACGAGGGCGTGTGGCAGCAACTGCCCTTCCTCCGCCTCCTGCTCAACACCGTGATCTTCGCCGGCGTCACGACGCTCGCGACGCTGTTCTTCGACTCGATGTGCGCGTACGCGCTGGCCCGGATCGAGTTCCGCGGCCGCACGATCGCCTTTTGGCTCGTGCTCGTGACGCTGATGGTGCCCTTCCAGGTCACGCTGATCCCGGTGTTCATCGAGCTCTTCCACCTCGGCTGGCTCAACTCGTACCAGGGCCTGATCATCCCGCGTGCCACCAGCGCCTTCGGCATCTTCCTGTTCCGGCAGTTCTTCGTGTCGATCCCCAAAGAGCTCGACGAGGCCGCGCGTCTCGACGGCGCGGGCCACTTCAGGATCTACTCGCGCATCATCCTGCCGCTGGCGAAGCCGGCCATCGCGACCGTCGCGCTGCTCAACTTCACGGCCCTGTGGAACGACCTGCTGTGGCCCCTCGTCGTGACGTCGTCGCCGACCCTGCAGACTCTGCCTGCCGGGCTCGCGCTCTTCGGCGGCCAGCACGTGACGGACCACGCCGTGCTGCTCGCAGGCGCTGTCATCTCGCTGGTGCCGATCGCCGTCGCCTTCTTCCTCGCCCAGCGGTTCTTCGTCGCTGGCATCTCGAACACCGGATTGAAGTGA
- a CDS encoding alpha/beta fold hydrolase, with protein sequence MSPKIRTPKPPLLHLADQVGEGPPVVMLHGIASSWVTFQNVIPLLKDTHRCIAVDLLGFGDSPIPETGDYTIGEHAEAIHQTLKKLHLKEPVILIGHSMGALIAARLAATYPKKISKVVLVSPPIYLTPDQLTSRRDRQIMDFYLRAYHYLRENPRFTLRAARTVERFLSIPKAMDINERTWVPFIKSLEHSIESETTINDIAATKAPIEIVYGNFDQFHSEGVLRIVGRMHGVRVHRVMGSDHLIGKRLARAVAVAAASIRT encoded by the coding sequence GTGAGCCCGAAGATCCGCACACCGAAGCCTCCGCTGCTGCACCTGGCCGACCAGGTCGGCGAGGGGCCGCCGGTCGTGATGCTGCACGGAATCGCCTCGTCGTGGGTGACCTTCCAGAACGTCATCCCACTGCTCAAAGACACGCACCGGTGCATCGCCGTCGACCTGCTGGGGTTCGGCGACTCGCCCATCCCCGAAACCGGCGACTACACGATCGGCGAGCACGCGGAGGCGATCCACCAGACCCTCAAGAAGCTGCACCTGAAGGAGCCCGTGATCCTGATCGGCCACTCGATGGGAGCCCTGATAGCGGCGCGGCTCGCCGCGACCTACCCCAAGAAGATCAGCAAGGTGGTGCTCGTCAGCCCGCCGATCTATCTGACGCCCGATCAGCTGACGTCGCGCCGCGACCGGCAGATCATGGACTTCTACCTGCGCGCCTATCACTACCTGCGCGAGAACCCGCGCTTCACCCTTCGCGCTGCGCGCACCGTCGAGCGGTTCCTGTCGATCCCGAAGGCGATGGACATCAACGAGCGCACCTGGGTGCCGTTCATCAAGTCGCTCGAGCACTCGATCGAGTCGGAGACGACCATCAACGACATCGCCGCCACGAAGGCGCCGATCGAGATCGTCTACGGCAACTTCGACCAGTTCCACTCGGAGGGCGTGCTGCGCATCGTCGGCAGGATGCACGGCGTGCGCGTGCACCGCGTCATGGGCAGCGATCACCTGATCGGCAAGCGTCTCGCCCGCGCGGTCGCGGTCGCCGCCGCCTCCATCCGCACCTGA
- a CDS encoding LacI family DNA-binding transcriptional regulator, giving the protein MSKGGVTLRDVAERVGVTPAAVSMALLGRGRISEQKRLDIQNAAAELGYVGSSAARALRSQRADTIALIVPTTATHVFGHAYFTHVLQGVIEAANERNIQVLISTNADQDNGLTAYERVMRSNMVDGAIVTSAAIDDSTVERLNEGGVPVVLIGNFPYLQDPVTVGVDDRAASVLATDHLIGVHGRTRLLHVAGPLDHQTGLDRSIGFTSAVEAAGISSGSMIVEGDLSEGGGADAILRLGASVTDFDGIFFANDDMAYGAIQELRRQGVRVPADVSIIGFDDFGLSRAVSPSITTIHVPAEEMARAATGRLLDIVEGIAGWSRRDFEVSLVARESCGCGPLRVAAAAPAAGSSHHT; this is encoded by the coding sequence GTGTCGAAAGGCGGGGTCACCCTCCGCGACGTCGCCGAGCGCGTCGGCGTCACCCCGGCGGCGGTGTCGATGGCGCTGCTCGGGCGGGGTCGCATCAGCGAGCAGAAGCGCCTCGACATCCAGAACGCCGCCGCCGAGCTCGGGTACGTCGGTTCGTCGGCCGCCCGGGCGCTGCGCAGCCAGCGCGCTGACACGATCGCGCTGATCGTGCCGACGACGGCGACCCACGTCTTCGGCCACGCGTACTTCACGCACGTGCTGCAGGGGGTGATCGAGGCCGCGAACGAGCGCAACATCCAGGTGCTGATCTCGACGAACGCCGACCAGGATAATGGGCTGACCGCCTACGAGCGCGTGATGCGCTCGAACATGGTCGACGGCGCGATCGTCACCAGCGCGGCGATCGACGACTCGACCGTCGAACGGCTCAACGAGGGCGGCGTGCCCGTCGTGCTCATCGGCAACTTCCCCTACCTGCAGGATCCCGTGACCGTCGGCGTCGACGACCGGGCCGCGTCCGTCCTCGCGACCGACCACTTGATCGGGGTGCACGGGCGCACTCGGCTGCTGCACGTGGCAGGGCCGCTCGACCACCAGACCGGTCTCGACCGCAGCATCGGCTTCACGTCGGCGGTGGAGGCGGCGGGCATCTCTTCGGGCTCGATGATCGTGGAAGGCGACCTGAGCGAAGGCGGTGGAGCGGACGCGATCCTGCGGCTCGGGGCATCGGTGACGGACTTCGACGGGATCTTCTTCGCCAACGACGACATGGCCTACGGCGCGATCCAGGAGCTGCGGCGCCAGGGCGTGCGGGTGCCCGCCGACGTCTCGATCATCGGATTCGACGACTTCGGCCTGTCGCGGGCGGTCAGCCCCAGCATCACCACGATCCACGTGCCCGCCGAGGAGATGGCGCGCGCCGCCACCGGCCGCTTGCTCGACATCGTCGAGGGCATCGCGGGCTGGAGCCGCCGCGACTTCGAGGTGTCGCTCGTCGCGCGGGAGTCCTGCGGCTGCGGGCCGCTGCGCGTTGCCGCCGCGGCACCTGCGGCTGGCAGCTCGCACCACACCTAG
- a CDS encoding SDR family oxidoreductase — MDFDGESSLAGRVAVITGVSRRRGIGFAVAQRLASMGASLFLQHYAPHDAQQPWGADSLDALIAELSGSLVGEASIDHAEIDLESATGGEELIRAAAAAFGHLDILVCNHARSGGDGRLADMTAEMLDGHWHVNARSTLLATRDFAAQHDGRPGGRVIWMTSGQVSGPMSNEIAYATSKAALAGITPSVAEDLAERGIVLNTVNPGPVNTGYLDDLTGDRDPETIRDVLSHFPGGEFGEPDDPARLIAWLVSDAGRWMVGQVLTTDGGFRRW, encoded by the coding sequence ATGGACTTCGATGGGGAATCGTCTCTGGCCGGGCGCGTGGCCGTGATCACGGGGGTGAGCCGACGCCGGGGGATAGGCTTCGCGGTCGCGCAGCGGCTGGCGAGCATGGGCGCGAGCCTGTTCCTCCAGCATTACGCACCCCACGACGCGCAGCAACCCTGGGGCGCCGACTCTCTCGACGCCCTGATCGCCGAGCTGAGCGGCAGCCTCGTCGGTGAGGCCAGCATCGACCACGCCGAGATCGACCTCGAGTCGGCCACCGGGGGCGAGGAGCTGATCAGGGCGGCGGCCGCTGCGTTCGGGCACCTCGACATCCTGGTCTGCAATCACGCTCGAAGCGGCGGCGACGGGCGATTGGCCGACATGACGGCCGAGATGCTCGACGGGCACTGGCACGTCAACGCCCGCTCCACCCTTCTGGCCACGCGTGATTTCGCTGCCCAGCACGACGGCAGGCCCGGCGGCCGTGTGATCTGGATGACGTCGGGCCAGGTCAGCGGGCCCATGTCGAACGAGATCGCCTATGCGACGTCGAAGGCCGCGCTCGCCGGAATCACGCCGTCCGTCGCCGAAGACCTCGCCGAGCGTGGCATCGTGCTGAACACGGTCAACCCAGGCCCGGTGAACACCGGCTATCTCGACGACCTCACCGGCGACCGCGACCCCGAGACGATTCGCGACGTGCTGTCGCACTTTCCCGGTGGTGAGTTCGGCGAGCCCGACGACCCTGCGCGGCTGATCGCGTGGCTGGTCAGCGACGCCGGGCGCTGGATGGTGGGCCAGGTGCTCACCACCGATGGCGGTTTCAGGCGCTGGTAG
- a CDS encoding ABC transporter substrate-binding protein — protein MYRKKAIALGAVAVLGLGMGLAGCSSSSGSSASGGTVDLTVWTGFTGGDRPGYAQIVKDFNASQKKIHVTMTVQPWDTIQQKLPSAWLTGTGPDIAAPSSDPNVIAQYVKTNSVLPITDTGSGNSKINTSDFASALTKEFTYNGKLYAVPANYATLSLYYNKKLFKAAGIASAPTTVAEFQQDAKKLTTGGTYGLSLADNNTIQMWPVLQWLSGGDIVNSKNCSVVQTAAGIKSLQPWVDLVKNDKISPVGQSGAVADSLFSAGKAAMEINGPWAAPGYKSAGIDLGIAKLPVSVTGQATTLGSTAPLAISAKTKHPAEAQQFLAYYTSKAAQLKFSETTGFPPLRTDLSDNATLKANPTVSVFASQVPDARLYLPQVPSATQVDANGYVPLIQKVTRDGDVAGDTKAAAATINSLTGCKS, from the coding sequence ATGTACAGGAAGAAAGCAATCGCACTCGGCGCCGTCGCAGTGCTCGGGCTGGGGATGGGCCTCGCCGGCTGCTCCTCCAGCAGCGGGTCGTCCGCCTCCGGCGGCACCGTCGACTTGACGGTCTGGACGGGCTTCACCGGTGGCGACCGCCCCGGCTACGCCCAGATCGTCAAAGACTTCAACGCCTCGCAGAAGAAGATCCACGTGACGATGACCGTCCAGCCGTGGGACACCATCCAGCAGAAGCTGCCCTCGGCCTGGCTCACCGGCACCGGCCCCGACATCGCGGCGCCCTCGTCCGACCCGAACGTCATCGCCCAGTACGTCAAGACGAACTCGGTGCTGCCCATCACCGACACCGGCTCGGGCAACTCGAAGATCAACACCAGCGACTTCGCTTCGGCCCTCACGAAAGAGTTCACCTACAACGGCAAGCTCTACGCCGTGCCCGCCAACTACGCGACACTGAGCCTCTACTACAACAAGAAGCTCTTCAAGGCGGCCGGCATCGCCTCTGCTCCCACCACCGTGGCCGAGTTCCAGCAGGATGCCAAGAAGCTCACCACCGGGGGCACCTACGGCCTGTCGCTGGCCGACAACAACACCATCCAGATGTGGCCGGTGCTGCAGTGGCTGTCGGGCGGCGACATCGTCAATTCGAAGAACTGCAGCGTCGTGCAGACCGCCGCCGGCATCAAGAGCCTCCAGCCGTGGGTCGACCTCGTGAAGAACGACAAGATCTCGCCCGTCGGGCAGTCGGGCGCCGTCGCCGACTCGCTCTTCTCGGCAGGCAAGGCCGCGATGGAGATCAACGGCCCGTGGGCGGCCCCCGGCTACAAGTCGGCGGGCATCGACCTCGGCATCGCCAAGCTGCCAGTGTCCGTGACAGGCCAGGCCACCACGCTCGGCAGCACCGCCCCCCTGGCGATCTCGGCCAAGACCAAGCACCCGGCCGAGGCGCAGCAGTTCCTCGCCTACTACACGAGCAAGGCAGCGCAACTGAAGTTCTCCGAGACGACCGGCTTCCCGCCGCTCCGCACCGACCTCAGCGACAACGCCACCCTCAAGGCCAACCCGACGGTGTCGGTCTTCGCCAGCCAGGTGCCGGATGCGCGCCTCTACCTCCCGCAGGTTCCGAGCGCCACGCAGGTCGACGCCAACGGCTACGTACCGCTGATCCAGAAGGTCACCCGTGACGGCGACGTCGCCGGCGACACCAAGGCTGCGGCCGCGACCATCAACTCGCTCACCGGCTGCAAGAGCTGA